The following are encoded together in the Salvia splendens chloroplast, complete genome genome:
- the rpl23 gene encoding ribosomal protein L23, with amino-acid sequence MDGIKYAVFTDKSIRLLGKNQYTSNVESGSTRTELKHWVELFFGVKVIAMNSHRLPGKGRRMGPIMGHTMHYRRMIITLQPGYSIPPLRKKRT; translated from the coding sequence ATGGATGGAATCAAATATGCAGTATTTACAGACAAAAGTATTCGGTTATTGGGGAAAAATCAATATACTTCTAATGTCGAATCAGGATCAACTAGGACAGAACTAAAGCATTGGGTCGAACTCTTCTTTGGTGTCAAGGTAATAGCTATGAATAGTCATCGACTTCCGGGAAAGGGTAGAAGAATGGGACCCATTATGGGACATACAATGCATTACAGACGTATGATCATTACGCTTCAACCGGGTTATTCTATTCCAC